In one Rutidosis leptorrhynchoides isolate AG116_Rl617_1_P2 chromosome 8, CSIRO_AGI_Rlap_v1, whole genome shotgun sequence genomic region, the following are encoded:
- the LOC139863282 gene encoding uncharacterized mitochondrial protein AtMg00310-like has product MTRGFVWCQGEMKHGKAKVKWDDVCLPKTEGGLGIRRLKLWNLALLSSQFWRLLSHKQSLWVKWVHTYRLANPNFWDVVMPNDASWSWRKMLNIRDIIHIHVVHKIGNGTTTNAWFDRWHPHGTIVEIVSRRNIVREGYNLNEKVCDVMHGSDLTWPSTWYTEFNAIQDVAPPILTDQSDIVQWRDCSGNWIDFSVNVVWDTIRPYAPTIPWCSVIWYSQCIP; this is encoded by the coding sequence ATGACAAGGGGTTTCGTGTGGTGTCAAGGCGAGATGAAACATGGTAAAGCTAAGGTTAAGTGGGATGATGTATGCCTTCCAAAAACAGAGGGTGGTCTCGGTATTAGGCGTCTCAAACTATGGAATCTGGCGTTATTATCTTCCCAATTTTGGCGTCTGTTATCCCATAAGCAATCTTTATGGGTGAAGTGGGTGCACACTTACCGTTTGGCTAATCCTAATTTTTGGGATGTGGTGATGCCTAATGATGCTAGTTGGAGTTGGCGGAAAATGCTTAATATTAGAGACATTATTCATATACATGTTGTTCATAAGATTGGTAATGGGACTACCACTAATGCTTGGTTTGATCGTTGGCACCCTCACGGGACTATTGTAGAAATTGTTTCTCGTCGGAACATTGTTCGTGAAGGGTACAATTTAAATGAGAAGGTGTGTGATGTAATGCATGGTTCTGATTTGACATGGCCGAGTACGTGGTATACAGAATTTAATGCTATCCAAGATGTTGCGCCTCCCATTCTTACGGATCAATCTGATATAGTTCAATGGCGAGATTGTAGTGGTAATTGGATAGATTTTTCAGTTAATGTGGTATGGGATACAATTCGTCCCTATGCTCCTACGATCCCGTGGTGTAGCGTGATTTGGTATAGCCAATGCATTCCCTGA
- the LOC139863283 gene encoding uncharacterized protein, with the protein MGERLKTQDKLKAWERNLQLNVNLTCALCKSQPDLHDHLFFDCPVSKQLCEKFTHVVAVANWSSDWKNLREILIPYANRNVARGVVAKLVFGALVYYVWQERNNRLYGQKARSMDQLYEVIFSTVRMKLLSIKFRNSAFVRVMKECWKVP; encoded by the coding sequence ATGGGAGAACGGTTGAAAACCCAGGATAAATTAAAGGCATGGGAACGAAATTTACAATTGAATGTGAATTTGACGTGTGCCTTGTGTAAGTCTCAACCTGACTTGCATGATCATTTATTTTTTGATTGCCCCGTTTCGAAACAATTATGCGAGAAGTTCACGCATGTGGTTGCGGTTGCAAATTGGAGTAGCGATTGGAAAAATCTTCGGGAAATTCTAATCCCTTATGCGAACCGCAATGTTGCTCGTGGTGTTGTTGCTAAACTGGTTTTTGGTGCCTTGGTTTACTACGTGTGGCAGGAAAGAAACAACCGGTTATATGGCCAAAAGGCCCGTTCGATGGACCAGCTCTATGAAGTTATCTTCTCAACAGTTCGAATGAAGTTATTGTCTATCAAGTTTCGAAATTCTGCCTTTGTTCGAGTAATGAAGGAGTGTTGGAAAGTGCCATAA